The Chanos chanos chromosome 6, fChaCha1.1, whole genome shotgun sequence genome includes a region encoding these proteins:
- the mdm4 gene encoding protein Mdm4 isoform X2: protein MASPSATPCSGSSSACRTLPGEGSQVQPKAPLLQILRVAGAQEEVFTLKEVMHYLGQYIMVKQLYDKQRQHIVHCQDDPLGELLEVESFSVKSPSPVYEMLKKNLFVLNCSDAAKNLSVGKDSNEPTSEDPGQVSSRMSDVGQGLSAAGASGCSVHTASQRRQRDPDEDSLDGLPRSACKRPKLDVTLDEWDLSGLPWWFLGNLRSNYSRKSNGSTDIHTNQDEDTAVVSDTTDDLWFLNEAESEQVSVEMKEAVLEQGSDGDSPQDEEEGRKDSKDDKELFQMQEELDEDSQCLSDDTDTEISTQDAWQCTECRKYNTPLQRYCVRCWALRKNWYKDCPRLVHSISVPDIPVCSALPHKDEEEDDGIDVPDCLRTVSDPVILPSHQISRNLPPTSSKGKGPCRTFHSSQQSSEGDSQDTLDMETECKQEALLEPCKLCRVRPRNGNIIHGRTAHMLTCFPCARKLHKFHAPCPGCGQFIQKVIKTFIA from the exons ATGGCTTCGCCATCAGCAACCCCGTGCTCAGGGTCAAGTTCAGCATGTAGGACTCTGCCAGGGGAGGGAAGTCAG GTCCAGCCCAAAGCTCCTCTCCTGCAGATCCTCCGGGTTGCTGGTGCTCAGGAGGAAGTATTTACTCTGAAGGAG GTAATGCACTATTTGGGCCAGTATATCATGGTTAAGCAGTTAtatgacaaacagagacagcacaTTGTCCACTGTCAAGATGATCCACTTGGAGAGCTGCTTGAGGTGGAGAGCTTCTCTGTCAAAAGTCCTAG cCCTGTCTATGAAATGTTGAAgaagaatttgtttgttttaaactgttcag ACGCAGCAAAGAATCTTTCTGTCGGCAAGGATTCTAATGAGCCCACAAGTGAAGATCCTGGTCAG GTATCCAGCAGGATGAGTGATGTAGGACAAGGCCTTAGTGCAGCTGGTGCAAGTGGCTGCAGTGTGCACACAGCCTCACAACGCAGACAGCGAGATCCCGATGAAG ATTCTTTAGATGGCTTACCAAGATCAGCGTGCAAGCGTCCTAAGCTGGATGTTACTCTGGATGAGTGGGACCTGTCTGGTCTGCCCTGGTGGTTTCTTGGGAACCTTCGAAGTAACTACAGTCGCAAGAGCAATGGTtcaacagacatacacacaaatcaa GATGAGGACACAGCCGTTGTGTCTGACACAACGGACGACTTGTGGTTCCTGAATGAGGCTGAGAGCGAGCAGGTGAGCGTGGAGATGAAGGAGGCCGTGCTGGAGCAGGGCAGTGATGGAGACTCTCCTCAGGATgaagaagaggggagaaaagacAGTAAAGATGACAAGGAG CTCTTTCAGATGCAAGAGGAACTGGATGAGGACTCTCAGTGCTTGAGTGACGACACGGACACCGAAATCTCCACACAG GATGCATGGCAGTGTACAGAGTGCCGTAAGTACAACACACCCCTACAGCGTTACTGTGTCCGCTGCTGGGCCCTGCGCAAGAACTGGTATAAGGACTGCCCACGCCTGGTGCACTCTATCTCTGTGCCCGACATCCCCGTCTGCAGCGCGTTGCCTCACAAAGACgaagaggaggatgatgggATTGACGTGCCCGACTGCCTGAGGACGGTGTCTGATCCAGTCATCCTGCCCTCGCATCAGATCTCCCGAAACCTCCCACCCACCTCCTCCAAGGGGAAAGGTCCGTGCCGAACCTTTCACAGCTCCCAGCAGAGTTCAGAGGGGGACAGCCAGGACACGCTGGATATGGAAACGGAGTGCAAACAAGAGGCCTTGCTCGAACCGTGCAAGCTGTGTCGCGTGCGCCCACGAAACGGCAACATTATCCACGGCCGCACTGCTCACATGCTTACCTGCTTCCCCTGCGCTCGCAAGCTGCACAAGTTTCACGCGCCCTGCCCTGGTTGCGGCCAGTTCATCCAAAAGGTCATCAAAACCTTCattgcctaa
- the mdm4 gene encoding protein Mdm4 isoform X1, with protein MASPSATPCSGSSSACRTLPGEGSQVQPKAPLLQILRVAGAQEEVFTLKEVMHYLGQYIMVKQLYDKQRQHIVHCQDDPLGELLEVESFSVKSPSPVYEMLKKNLFVLNCSDAAKNLSVGKDSNEPTSEDPGQVSSRMSDVGQGLSAAGASGCSVHTASQRRQRDPDEDSLDGLPRSACKRPKLDVTLDEWDLSGLPWWFLGNLRSNYSRKSNGSTDIHTNQLSLGQDEDTAVVSDTTDDLWFLNEAESEQVSVEMKEAVLEQGSDGDSPQDEEEGRKDSKDDKELFQMQEELDEDSQCLSDDTDTEISTQDAWQCTECRKYNTPLQRYCVRCWALRKNWYKDCPRLVHSISVPDIPVCSALPHKDEEEDDGIDVPDCLRTVSDPVILPSHQISRNLPPTSSKGKGPCRTFHSSQQSSEGDSQDTLDMETECKQEALLEPCKLCRVRPRNGNIIHGRTAHMLTCFPCARKLHKFHAPCPGCGQFIQKVIKTFIA; from the exons ATGGCTTCGCCATCAGCAACCCCGTGCTCAGGGTCAAGTTCAGCATGTAGGACTCTGCCAGGGGAGGGAAGTCAG GTCCAGCCCAAAGCTCCTCTCCTGCAGATCCTCCGGGTTGCTGGTGCTCAGGAGGAAGTATTTACTCTGAAGGAG GTAATGCACTATTTGGGCCAGTATATCATGGTTAAGCAGTTAtatgacaaacagagacagcacaTTGTCCACTGTCAAGATGATCCACTTGGAGAGCTGCTTGAGGTGGAGAGCTTCTCTGTCAAAAGTCCTAG cCCTGTCTATGAAATGTTGAAgaagaatttgtttgttttaaactgttcag ACGCAGCAAAGAATCTTTCTGTCGGCAAGGATTCTAATGAGCCCACAAGTGAAGATCCTGGTCAG GTATCCAGCAGGATGAGTGATGTAGGACAAGGCCTTAGTGCAGCTGGTGCAAGTGGCTGCAGTGTGCACACAGCCTCACAACGCAGACAGCGAGATCCCGATGAAG ATTCTTTAGATGGCTTACCAAGATCAGCGTGCAAGCGTCCTAAGCTGGATGTTACTCTGGATGAGTGGGACCTGTCTGGTCTGCCCTGGTGGTTTCTTGGGAACCTTCGAAGTAACTACAGTCGCAAGAGCAATGGTtcaacagacatacacacaaatcaa CTCTCTTTGGGACAGGATGAGGACACAGCCGTTGTGTCTGACACAACGGACGACTTGTGGTTCCTGAATGAGGCTGAGAGCGAGCAGGTGAGCGTGGAGATGAAGGAGGCCGTGCTGGAGCAGGGCAGTGATGGAGACTCTCCTCAGGATgaagaagaggggagaaaagacAGTAAAGATGACAAGGAG CTCTTTCAGATGCAAGAGGAACTGGATGAGGACTCTCAGTGCTTGAGTGACGACACGGACACCGAAATCTCCACACAG GATGCATGGCAGTGTACAGAGTGCCGTAAGTACAACACACCCCTACAGCGTTACTGTGTCCGCTGCTGGGCCCTGCGCAAGAACTGGTATAAGGACTGCCCACGCCTGGTGCACTCTATCTCTGTGCCCGACATCCCCGTCTGCAGCGCGTTGCCTCACAAAGACgaagaggaggatgatgggATTGACGTGCCCGACTGCCTGAGGACGGTGTCTGATCCAGTCATCCTGCCCTCGCATCAGATCTCCCGAAACCTCCCACCCACCTCCTCCAAGGGGAAAGGTCCGTGCCGAACCTTTCACAGCTCCCAGCAGAGTTCAGAGGGGGACAGCCAGGACACGCTGGATATGGAAACGGAGTGCAAACAAGAGGCCTTGCTCGAACCGTGCAAGCTGTGTCGCGTGCGCCCACGAAACGGCAACATTATCCACGGCCGCACTGCTCACATGCTTACCTGCTTCCCCTGCGCTCGCAAGCTGCACAAGTTTCACGCGCCCTGCCCTGGTTGCGGCCAGTTCATCCAAAAGGTCATCAAAACCTTCattgcctaa